Proteins from a genomic interval of Nocardia sp. BMG51109:
- the rplT gene encoding 50S ribosomal protein L20, protein MARVKRAVNAQKKRRSILEASKGYRGQRSRLYRKAKEQQLHSLTYAYRDRRARKGDFRKLWIARINAAARANDITYNRFIQGLKAAGVEVDRKNLAELAVSDAEAFAGLVAVAKAALPADVNAPAA, encoded by the coding sequence GTGGCACGCGTCAAGAGGGCCGTCAACGCTCAGAAGAAGCGCCGTTCCATCCTCGAGGCCTCCAAGGGCTACCGCGGGCAGCGCTCGCGGCTGTACCGCAAGGCCAAGGAGCAGCAGCTGCACTCGCTCACCTACGCCTACCGGGATCGCCGGGCGCGCAAGGGTGACTTCCGCAAGCTGTGGATCGCCCGCATCAACGCGGCGGCCCGCGCCAACGACATCACCTACAACCGGTTCATCCAGGGCCTGAAGGCCGCCGGTGTCGAGGTGGACCGCAAGAACCTCGCCGAGCTGGCGGTGTCGGATGCCGAGGCGTTCGCCGGTCTGGTCGCGGTGGCGAAGGCCGCGCTGCCCGCCGACGTCAACGCCCCCGCTGCGTGA
- a CDS encoding beta-ketoacyl synthase N-terminal-like domain-containing protein, whose product MTIAGIGVVSGYGWGREALWHGLLSGKSAARLYPGYGPERDEYAWVARLPDGGDPAISPSRYGRAVHESAREAIADATGRGWRPGRTVGLLHAIVLGDVYEWRDFYTVDQGHRRSRDYLRLLPSTPISVVMQEFGFHGPSMNVSAACSSANVALITAKLWLDQGFADDVICVTTDLSGSPEMVEHFVRMGAAVSDTEPLEACRPFQEGSRGFGFGEASVAFVATRAADRPYVRVLGGAMTNDAHHVVSVEPSLAQIYECARRALDFADVRPAEVTYYNAHGPGTEQCAVAETALLREVFADGPLIYSIKPMTGHCMGAAAGVEVAAAALGYERGVVPAPPIVATAHPRLLDGPAPFAGGVTVKTSLGMGGHNSVLVLGPA is encoded by the coding sequence ATGACGATAGCCGGGATCGGAGTCGTCAGTGGGTACGGCTGGGGGCGCGAGGCGCTCTGGCACGGCCTGCTGAGCGGCAAGTCCGCGGCCCGGCTGTATCCAGGGTACGGCCCCGAGCGCGACGAGTACGCCTGGGTTGCCCGATTACCCGACGGCGGTGATCCGGCGATCAGCCCCAGCCGCTACGGCCGGGCGGTGCACGAGTCGGCGCGCGAGGCGATCGCCGACGCCACCGGGCGCGGCTGGCGGCCCGGGCGCACCGTCGGCCTGCTGCACGCCATCGTGCTCGGCGACGTCTACGAGTGGCGCGACTTCTACACCGTCGACCAGGGCCACCGCAGATCCCGCGACTACCTCCGACTATTACCGTCCACGCCGATCTCGGTCGTGATGCAGGAGTTCGGGTTCCACGGCCCGTCGATGAACGTGTCGGCGGCGTGCAGTTCGGCCAATGTCGCCCTGATCACCGCGAAGCTGTGGCTGGACCAGGGCTTCGCCGACGATGTGATCTGTGTGACCACCGACCTGTCGGGCAGTCCCGAGATGGTCGAGCATTTCGTGCGGATGGGCGCGGCGGTGTCGGATACCGAGCCGCTGGAGGCGTGCCGTCCGTTCCAGGAGGGGAGCCGGGGCTTCGGCTTCGGCGAGGCGTCGGTGGCGTTCGTGGCGACCCGGGCCGCCGACCGGCCCTATGTCCGGGTGCTGGGCGGGGCCATGACCAACGATGCGCACCACGTCGTCTCGGTCGAGCCGAGTCTGGCTCAGATCTACGAATGTGCCCGTCGCGCACTCGATTTCGCCGATGTGCGGCCGGCCGAGGTGACCTATTACAACGCGCACGGGCCCGGCACCGAGCAGTGCGCCGTCGCGGAGACGGCGCTGCTGCGGGAGGTGTTCGCCGATGGCCCGCTGATCTATTCGATCAAGCCGATGACGGGGCACTGCATGGGGGCGGCCGCCGGGGTCGAGGTGGCCGCGGCGGCCCTCGGCTACGAGCGCGGCGTGGTGCCGGCCCCGCCGATCGTCGCGACCGCGCATCCGCGGCTGCTGGACGGCCCGGCCCCGTTCGCGGGCGGCGTCACGGTGAAGACGTCGCTCGGTATGGGCGGGCACAATTCGGTGCTCGTGCTCGGTCCCGCCTGA
- the infC gene encoding translation initiation factor IF-3 yields MARGRWTTPLDLGGPISTETRINDRIRVPEVRLIGPGGEQVGIVRVEDALRVAQEADLDLVEVAPDARPPVCKIMDYGKFKYETAQKARESRKNQQQTVIKEQKLRPKIDDHDYATKRGHVMRFLEAGSKVKVTIMFRGREQSRPELGFRLLQRLASDVADLGFVETSAKQDGRNMTMVLAPHKGAKTRAKAQQTVSQRGTAPAGGGSAPAAVPRRTPGPGSEPASGSDAAPAPEAEAVIPQ; encoded by the coding sequence ATAGCGCGCGGTCGTTGGACGACACCGCTTGACCTAGGAGGCCCCATCAGCACTGAGACCCGCATCAACGATCGCATCCGCGTGCCCGAGGTCCGGCTCATCGGACCGGGCGGCGAGCAGGTTGGGATCGTGCGTGTTGAAGATGCACTACGCGTCGCGCAGGAAGCCGACCTCGATCTGGTCGAGGTCGCGCCGGACGCGCGTCCGCCGGTCTGCAAGATCATGGACTACGGCAAGTTCAAGTACGAGACGGCGCAGAAGGCGCGCGAGTCCCGGAAGAACCAGCAGCAGACCGTGATCAAGGAGCAGAAGCTCCGCCCCAAGATCGATGACCACGACTACGCGACCAAGCGGGGCCACGTGATGCGGTTCCTCGAGGCCGGGTCGAAGGTCAAGGTGACGATCATGTTCCGCGGTCGCGAGCAGTCGCGGCCCGAGCTCGGGTTCCGGCTGCTGCAGCGGCTGGCCTCCGATGTCGCCGATCTCGGCTTCGTGGAGACCTCGGCCAAGCAGGACGGCCGGAACATGACGATGGTCCTCGCGCCGCACAAGGGTGCGAAGACCCGGGCCAAGGCGCAGCAGACGGTGTCGCAGCGGGGCACCGCGCCGGCCGGTGGCGGTTCCGCCCCGGCGGCGGTGCCGCGGCGGACGCCGGGACCCGGTTCGGAGCCCGCGTCCGGATCCGACGCGGCGCCCGCGCCGGAGGCCGAAGCGGTCATTCCGCAGTAG
- a CDS encoding diguanylate cyclase domain-containing protein: MPLSKVTDDQGVRVVEAGNDRDVRVDAEQLAQRYRTLVEHSPDGVVVHERGIIVFANPAIVRLLAAETADQVIGRPVTDFVDARSVPAMLERIGRLESTGDASDPAEMTLIRLDEKTVDVETVSVLTAWQDHLAYQVVIHDLTAQRRAEAAQRRAEQHFTTVVSQLEEGVVVIDRDGRIESVNPAAKRIFGHDGDDLVGTRIDALPLTLLDANAQPLPPIRHPVARTLATGETITRYVFGVDRSDGQRRWLSGSSRLLNPGDPASPAVSSFNDITEFRASRRQLEYQATHDPLTGLANRSLVLARLAAALGTSEEQPVSTVLFIDLDGFKAINDTLGHAIGDTVLQIVAQRLQRSLRDDDVVGRLGGDEFLVLLSGHTRPADLDTLVARLRQSMAEPIIARGHRIHVDASIGITPLHPGDTRTPEVVLHDADLAMYRAKPGGHREGNGFGRPNNTHAS; this comes from the coding sequence GTGCCATTGTCAAAGGTCACCGATGATCAGGGGGTACGTGTGGTGGAGGCGGGTAACGACCGGGACGTCCGGGTCGATGCCGAACAGCTTGCCCAGCGGTACCGGACCCTGGTCGAGCACAGCCCCGACGGGGTAGTGGTCCATGAGCGCGGCATCATCGTTTTTGCCAATCCAGCAATAGTAAGGCTACTCGCTGCCGAGACCGCCGATCAGGTCATCGGCCGGCCGGTGACCGACTTCGTCGACGCGCGGTCGGTGCCCGCCATGCTGGAGCGGATCGGCCGGCTGGAGTCCACCGGCGACGCCTCCGATCCGGCCGAGATGACCCTGATCCGCCTCGACGAGAAGACCGTCGACGTCGAGACGGTCTCGGTGCTCACCGCCTGGCAGGACCACCTCGCCTACCAGGTCGTCATCCACGACCTCACCGCCCAGCGCCGGGCCGAGGCCGCCCAGCGCCGCGCCGAACAGCACTTCACCACCGTGGTGTCGCAGCTGGAGGAGGGCGTGGTGGTGATCGATCGGGACGGCCGGATCGAATCGGTCAATCCCGCCGCCAAGCGGATCTTCGGCCACGACGGCGACGATCTGGTCGGCACCCGCATCGACGCGCTGCCGCTGACGCTGCTGGACGCCAACGCCCAGCCGCTGCCACCGATCCGGCATCCGGTCGCGCGCACCCTGGCCACGGGCGAGACCATCACCCGCTACGTGTTCGGCGTGGACCGGTCCGACGGTCAGCGCCGCTGGCTGTCGGGGTCGAGCCGGCTGCTCAATCCGGGCGATCCCGCCTCCCCGGCCGTCTCGTCGTTCAACGACATCACCGAATTCCGGGCCAGCCGAAGGCAATTGGAGTATCAGGCCACGCACGACCCGCTGACGGGACTGGCGAACCGGTCGCTGGTGCTGGCCCGGCTGGCGGCCGCCCTGGGCACCAGCGAGGAGCAGCCGGTGTCGACGGTGCTGTTCATCGATCTGGACGGGTTCAAGGCCATCAACGACACGCTGGGCCACGCCATCGGCGACACCGTGCTGCAGATCGTGGCGCAGCGCCTGCAGCGCAGCCTGCGCGACGACGACGTGGTGGGCCGGCTCGGCGGCGACGAGTTCCTGGTGCTGCTGTCCGGCCACACCCGGCCGGCCGACCTCGACACCCTGGTGGCCCGGCTGCGCCAGAGCATGGCCGAACCCATCATCGCCCGCGGCCACCGCATCCACGTCGACGCCTCGATCGGGATCACGCCGCTGCACCCCGGCGACACCCGGACCCCGGAGGTGGTCCTGCACGATGCCGATCTGGCGATGTACCGCGCGAAGCCGGGCGGCCACCGCGAGGGCAACGGCTTCGGGCGGCCGAACAATACCCACGCATCCTGA
- a CDS encoding RNA methyltransferase produces the protein MNSDLLDWRNPRIVAAVKLHRAAQRRKTGLFLAEGANSVAAALDTGHVEELYFSNRAAEREHELVASAAARGVRTTPVSDRAAEQLGETVTPPGLVAVCRQVNVSLAQVVSAQPPVGAMSGTDVAGGSRAGIGQTGSGPARLLAIPVEMSDPGNAGTVIRVADAVGAQGVVLAGDSVDPHNGKCVRACAGSLFHLPIARERDIDTVLSTVRDAGVTVLATTARGEVDLDDADDILRRPVAWLFGNEAHGLDPAVAARADHRVRIPIHGRAESLNLAAAAAICLYAGARVQHSPKRR, from the coding sequence GTGAACTCCGATCTCCTCGACTGGCGCAATCCTCGGATCGTCGCCGCCGTCAAGCTGCATCGCGCGGCGCAGCGGCGCAAGACCGGGCTGTTTCTGGCCGAGGGCGCCAATTCGGTGGCGGCGGCGCTGGATACCGGACACGTCGAGGAGTTGTACTTCTCGAACCGGGCCGCCGAACGTGAGCACGAGCTGGTGGCGAGCGCGGCCGCGCGGGGCGTGCGCACGACGCCGGTGAGCGACCGGGCGGCGGAACAGCTGGGCGAGACCGTCACCCCGCCCGGCCTGGTCGCGGTGTGCCGTCAGGTGAATGTTTCACTGGCGCAGGTGGTTTCGGCGCAACCACCGGTCGGCGCGATGTCCGGAACGGATGTGGCGGGCGGGTCGCGGGCGGGCATCGGACAGACCGGATCGGGGCCCGCGCGGTTGCTCGCGATCCCGGTGGAGATGTCCGACCCGGGCAATGCGGGCACGGTGATTCGGGTCGCGGACGCGGTGGGGGCGCAGGGTGTCGTCCTGGCCGGTGACTCGGTGGACCCGCACAACGGCAAATGCGTACGCGCCTGCGCCGGAAGCCTTTTCCATCTGCCCATCGCCCGCGAGCGCGATATCGACACGGTGCTGTCGACGGTGCGCGACGCCGGAGTCACCGTGCTGGCCACCACGGCCCGCGGCGAGGTCGATCTCGACGATGCCGACGACATCCTGCGGCGTCCGGTGGCCTGGCTGTTCGGCAACGAGGCGCACGGACTGGACCCGGCCGTCGCCGCCCGCGCCGACCACCGCGTCCGCATCCCCATCCACGGCCGCGCCGAGAGCCTGAATCTCGCTGCCGCGGCGGCCATCTGCCTCTACGCCGGCGCCCGGGTCCAGCACTCGCCGAAACGCCGGTGA
- the uvrA gene encoding excinuclease ABC subunit UvrA has product MADRLTVRGAREHNLKGVDLDLPRDSLIVFTGLSGSGKSSLAFDTIFAEGQRRYVESLSAYARQFLGQMDKPDVDFIEGLSPAVSIDQKSTNRNPRSTVGTITEVYDYLRLLYARAGTPHCPVCGELIAKQTPQQIVDQVLDMPEGTRFQVLAPVVRTRKGEFVDLFDQLNTQGYSRVRVDGVVHSLTDPPKLKKQEKHDIEVVVDRLTAKPSSKQRLTDSIETALRLADGIVVLDFVDREEHAHDRERRFSEKLACPNGHPLDIEDLEPRSFSFNSPYGACPDCVGLGIRKEVDPDLVVPDPDLSLAGGAIAPWSRGQTAEYFTRLLSGLAEAIGFSMDTPWNRLPAKARRAVLEGSNDQVHVSYTNRYGRKRSYYADFEGVMPFLQRRMDNTESEQMKEHYEGYMRDIPCPVCSGARLRPEILAVTLNSAEGRRSIAEVCDFSIRDCARFLHSLELGEREAAIAGQVLKEIQARLGFLLDVGLEYLTLSRAAATLSGGEAQRIRLATQIGSGLVGVLYVLDEPSIGLHQRDNRRLIETLSRLRDLGNTLIVVEHDEDTIHASDWVVDIGPMAGEHGGQVVYSGPYKGLLEDRNSLTGAYLSGRERIEVPMVRRPVNRKKQLTVVGANEHNLRGIDVNFPLGVLTTVTGVSGSGKSTLVNDILATVLQNKLNGARQVPGRHTRINGLDHLDKLVQVDQSPIGRTPRSNPATYTGVFDKIRTLFAATTEAKVRGYQPGRFSFNVKGGRCEACSGDGTLKIEMNFLPDVYVPCEVCHGARYNRETLEVHYKGKTIAEVLDMPIEEAAEFFEPVTSIHRYLRTLVDVGLGYVRLGQSAPTLSGGEAQRVKLSAELQKRSTGRTVYILDEPTTGLHFEDIRKLLGVVNGLVDKGNTVIVIEHNLDVIKTSDWVIDMGPEGGSGGGTVIAQGTPEDVAAVPESYTGQFLRDVLAVAQQPAPARAEVTAAENGATEKPAAKKAPAKKTTAKKPAVKKAADADPKRAAAARRKAAALR; this is encoded by the coding sequence GTGGCGGATCGCCTGACGGTGCGCGGAGCACGGGAGCACAACCTCAAGGGAGTGGACCTCGACCTTCCCCGCGACAGTCTCATCGTGTTCACCGGGCTGTCCGGGTCCGGCAAGTCCAGCCTGGCCTTCGACACGATCTTCGCCGAGGGCCAGCGCCGCTACGTCGAGTCGCTGTCGGCCTACGCGCGGCAGTTCCTGGGCCAGATGGACAAGCCCGATGTCGATTTCATCGAGGGCCTGTCGCCGGCGGTGTCCATCGACCAGAAGTCCACCAACCGCAACCCGCGCTCGACCGTCGGCACCATCACCGAGGTCTACGACTACCTGCGCCTGCTGTACGCGCGGGCCGGCACCCCGCACTGCCCGGTATGCGGTGAGCTGATCGCCAAGCAGACCCCGCAGCAGATCGTCGACCAGGTGCTGGACATGCCCGAGGGCACCCGCTTCCAGGTGCTGGCGCCGGTGGTGCGCACCCGCAAGGGAGAGTTCGTCGACCTGTTCGATCAGCTGAACACCCAGGGCTATTCGCGCGTCCGGGTCGACGGCGTGGTCCATTCGCTGACCGATCCGCCGAAGCTGAAGAAGCAGGAGAAGCACGACATCGAGGTCGTGGTCGACCGCCTGACCGCGAAGCCGAGCTCCAAGCAGCGGCTGACCGATTCGATCGAGACGGCGCTGCGCCTGGCCGACGGCATCGTGGTGCTGGACTTCGTCGACCGCGAGGAGCACGCGCACGACCGGGAGCGCCGCTTCTCGGAGAAGCTGGCCTGCCCCAACGGGCACCCGCTGGACATCGAGGACCTGGAACCGCGCTCGTTCTCGTTCAACTCGCCCTACGGCGCCTGCCCCGACTGCGTCGGCCTCGGCATCCGCAAGGAGGTCGACCCGGATCTGGTGGTGCCCGATCCGGACCTGAGCCTGGCGGGGGGCGCGATCGCGCCGTGGTCGCGCGGGCAGACCGCCGAGTACTTCACCCGGCTGCTGTCGGGCCTGGCCGAGGCCATCGGCTTCTCGATGGACACCCCCTGGAATCGGCTGCCCGCCAAGGCCCGCCGGGCCGTTTTGGAGGGCAGCAACGACCAGGTGCACGTGTCCTACACCAACCGGTACGGCCGCAAGCGCTCCTACTACGCCGATTTCGAGGGCGTGATGCCGTTCCTGCAGCGGCGCATGGACAACACCGAGTCCGAGCAGATGAAGGAGCACTACGAGGGGTACATGCGCGATATCCCGTGCCCGGTGTGTTCCGGGGCGCGGCTGCGGCCGGAGATCCTGGCCGTCACGCTGAACTCGGCAGAGGGCCGCCGGTCGATCGCCGAGGTGTGCGATTTCTCGATCCGCGACTGCGCGAGGTTCCTGCACTCGCTCGAACTGGGGGAGCGGGAGGCGGCGATCGCCGGGCAGGTGCTCAAGGAGATCCAGGCGCGGCTGGGCTTCCTGCTCGATGTGGGCCTGGAGTACCTGACGCTGTCGCGGGCGGCAGCCACGCTGTCCGGCGGTGAGGCGCAGCGCATCCGGCTGGCCACCCAGATCGGTTCGGGCCTGGTGGGCGTGCTGTACGTGCTGGACGAGCCGTCGATCGGCCTGCATCAGCGCGACAACCGGCGCCTGATCGAGACCCTGTCGCGGCTGCGCGATCTCGGCAACACGCTGATCGTCGTCGAGCACGACGAGGACACCATCCACGCCTCCGACTGGGTGGTCGACATCGGCCCGATGGCGGGCGAGCACGGCGGCCAGGTGGTCTACAGCGGCCCCTACAAGGGTCTGCTGGAAGATCGCAATTCGCTGACGGGCGCGTATCTTTCGGGCCGCGAGCGCATCGAGGTGCCGATGGTGCGCCGCCCGGTGAACAGGAAGAAGCAGCTCACGGTCGTCGGCGCGAACGAGCACAACCTGCGCGGCATCGATGTGAACTTCCCGCTGGGCGTGCTCACCACCGTCACGGGTGTCTCCGGCTCGGGTAAGTCCACGCTGGTGAACGACATCCTGGCGACCGTGCTGCAGAACAAGCTGAACGGCGCCCGGCAGGTGCCCGGCCGGCACACCCGGATCAACGGCCTGGACCACCTGGACAAGCTGGTGCAGGTGGACCAGTCGCCGATCGGCCGCACGCCGCGCTCCAACCCGGCCACCTATACCGGCGTCTTCGACAAGATCCGCACCCTGTTCGCGGCGACCACCGAGGCCAAGGTGCGCGGCTACCAGCCGGGCCGGTTCTCCTTCAACGTGAAGGGCGGCCGCTGCGAGGCGTGTTCGGGCGACGGCACGCTGAAGATCGAGATGAACTTCCTGCCCGATGTCTACGTCCCGTGCGAGGTATGCCACGGTGCCCGGTACAACCGCGAGACGCTCGAGGTGCACTACAAGGGCAAGACCATCGCCGAGGTGCTGGACATGCCCATCGAGGAGGCGGCCGAATTCTTCGAGCCGGTCACCTCGATCCACCGCTATCTCCGCACCCTCGTCGACGTCGGCCTGGGCTACGTCCGGCTGGGGCAGAGCGCCCCGACGCTGTCCGGTGGCGAGGCGCAGCGCGTGAAGCTGTCCGCCGAACTGCAGAAGCGCTCGACCGGGCGCACGGTCTACATCCTGGACGAGCCCACCACGGGCCTGCACTTCGAGGACATCCGCAAGCTGCTCGGCGTCGTCAACGGCCTGGTCGACAAGGGCAACACGGTGATCGTCATCGAGCACAACCTGGACGTCATCAAGACCTCCGACTGGGTGATCGACATGGGCCCCGAGGGCGGTTCGGGCGGCGGCACCGTCATCGCCCAGGGCACTCCGGAAGACGTTGCGGCCGTGCCGGAGAGCTACACCGGCCAGTTCCTGCGCGACGTGCTGGCGGTCGCACAGCAACCGGCGCCGGCGCGTGCGGAGGTCACCGCGGCGGAAAACGGCGCGACCGAGAAGCCGGCGGCGAAGAAGGCGCCGGCGAAGAAGACGACCGCGAAGAAGCCCGCGGTGAAGAAGGCGGCGGATGCCGACCCCAAGCGCGCCGCGGCGGCCCGGCGCAAGGCGGCCGCGCTGCGCTGA
- a CDS encoding ATP-binding domain-containing protein, with the protein MPDRRTDDRPATDHAAELDREQDHLTLLYQRLDAMREYAQRRLKTVLLETGGTPQARSERESFTQLYSEDLAKYDAAEHGLCFGRIDLSQNDTDESRYIGRLGILDEDDDYATLLLDWRAPLARPFYLATTAQPDGVTRRRHIRSRNRAVTKITDEFLDLETARQAGAIESDDAGVGSESALLAALNAARTGHMTDIVETIQSEQDAIIRSEHKSVLVVQGGPGTGKTAVALHRAAYLLYTYRQQLDRAGVLIIGPNTTFLDYIGQVLPSLGETGVLLSTIGDLYPGVHATREDSLRAGELKGSTAILDVLKQAVRDRQQVPREPIRLSFDGNELVLDRKIVTKARGRARSSRRPHNLARPLFAASVVDALTDQLAQILGRDPVAEENGQRTDRSRNLLSQADLTEIRDEMRADADIQREIAALWPILTPQEVLAELWADPGRLARAAGDLAPEDREELHRPGGAHEFSAADAPLLDELAELLGVDDAEERERARRRWRAQLAEAQDALDILTGSAPQDLEDDLDPEILMAYDLIDASQLAERQNVGTRQTTAERAAGDRTWTYGHVIVDEAQELSEMAWRMVMRRIPNRWVTVVGDVAQTGDPAGASSWRRMLEPYVAQRWKLTELTVNYRTPAEIMAVAADVLAAIDPDAAAPRSVRDSGSSPEAFRVGADDAVATVTRLVGEEAGRPGITAVLVPHDRVGDYLGLAGDSVRVLTVSEVKGLEFDAVVLVEPQAVLDESPRGLNDLYVALTRATQRLSVVHTGALPDVLSRLKAAD; encoded by the coding sequence TTGCCCGACCGCCGCACCGACGATCGCCCGGCAACCGACCACGCCGCCGAACTCGACCGCGAACAGGACCATCTGACGCTGCTGTATCAGCGCCTGGACGCCATGCGCGAGTACGCCCAGCGCCGCCTGAAAACGGTGCTGCTGGAGACCGGCGGCACCCCGCAGGCGCGCAGCGAGCGCGAATCGTTCACCCAGCTCTATTCCGAGGATCTGGCCAAGTACGACGCCGCCGAGCACGGCCTGTGCTTCGGGCGAATAGACCTATCCCAGAACGACACCGACGAGAGCCGCTACATCGGCCGCCTGGGGATCCTGGACGAGGACGACGACTACGCCACCCTGCTGCTGGACTGGCGGGCCCCGCTGGCGCGGCCGTTCTACCTGGCCACCACCGCCCAGCCGGACGGGGTGACGCGGCGGCGGCACATCCGCTCGCGCAACCGCGCGGTCACCAAGATCACCGACGAGTTCCTCGATCTGGAGACCGCGCGGCAGGCCGGCGCCATCGAGTCCGACGACGCCGGCGTGGGCAGCGAGAGCGCGCTGCTGGCGGCCCTCAACGCCGCCCGCACCGGGCATATGACCGATATCGTCGAGACCATCCAGAGCGAGCAGGATGCCATCATCCGCTCCGAGCACAAGAGCGTGCTGGTGGTGCAGGGCGGCCCGGGCACCGGCAAGACGGCCGTGGCGCTGCACCGCGCGGCCTACCTGCTCTACACCTACCGCCAGCAGCTGGACCGGGCCGGCGTGCTGATCATCGGCCCGAACACGACCTTCCTCGACTACATCGGCCAGGTGCTCCCGTCGCTGGGCGAGACCGGCGTGCTGCTGTCCACGATCGGCGATCTGTATCCGGGAGTGCATGCCACGCGGGAGGATTCGCTGCGGGCCGGGGAGCTGAAGGGTTCGACGGCCATCCTGGACGTGCTCAAGCAAGCCGTGCGCGACCGGCAGCAGGTACCGCGCGAGCCGATCCGGCTGAGCTTCGACGGCAACGAACTCGTGCTGGACCGCAAGATCGTCACCAAGGCCCGCGGCCGCGCCCGGTCCTCCCGCCGCCCGCACAACCTGGCGCGGCCCCTGTTCGCCGCATCCGTGGTGGACGCGCTCACCGATCAGCTGGCCCAGATCCTGGGCCGCGACCCGGTCGCCGAGGAGAACGGGCAGCGCACCGACCGGAGCCGGAATCTGCTGAGCCAGGCCGATCTCACCGAGATCCGCGACGAGATGCGCGCCGACGCCGACATCCAGCGCGAGATCGCCGCGCTGTGGCCCATTCTGACCCCGCAGGAGGTCCTGGCCGAGCTGTGGGCCGATCCCGGCCGGCTGGCCCGCGCCGCCGGCGACCTCGCCCCGGAGGATCGCGAGGAGCTGCACCGGCCCGGCGGCGCGCACGAGTTCAGCGCCGCCGACGCACCGCTGCTGGACGAACTGGCCGAACTGCTCGGCGTCGACGACGCGGAGGAACGGGAGCGGGCCCGCCGCCGCTGGCGCGCCCAGCTGGCCGAGGCGCAGGACGCGCTCGACATCCTGACCGGTTCGGCGCCGCAGGATCTCGAGGACGACCTGGACCCGGAGATCCTGATGGCCTACGACCTGATCGACGCGAGCCAGCTCGCCGAACGCCAGAACGTCGGCACCCGCCAGACCACCGCCGAACGCGCCGCCGGCGACCGCACCTGGACCTACGGGCACGTGATCGTCGATGAGGCGCAGGAACTTTCGGAGATGGCGTGGCGAATGGTCATGCGGCGCATCCCGAATCGCTGGGTCACCGTCGTCGGCGATGTCGCGCAGACCGGCGATCCGGCCGGCGCCTCGTCGTGGCGGCGGATGCTGGAACCGTATGTGGCCCAACGGTGGAAGCTGACCGAGCTGACCGTGAACTACCGCACCCCGGCGGAGATCATGGCGGTGGCCGCCGACGTCCTCGCCGCGATCGATCCGGACGCCGCGGCGCCGCGGTCGGTGCGCGATTCGGGGAGTTCGCCGGAGGCGTTCCGGGTGGGCGCGGACGACGCGGTGGCGACGGTGACCAGGCTGGTGGGCGAGGAGGCCGGTCGCCCGGGCATCACCGCGGTGCTGGTGCCGCACGACCGGGTCGGCGACTACCTGGGCCTGGCAGGAGATTCCGTGCGGGTGCTGACGGTGTCGGAGGTGAAGGGCCTGGAATTCGACGCGGTCGTCCTGGTGGAGCCGCAGGCCGTGCTGGACGAATCCCCGCGCGGACTGAACGATCTCTACGTCGCGCTCACCCGCGCCACCCAGCGGTTGTCGGTGGTGCACACCGGCGCCCTCCCCGACGTGCTGAGCCGGCTGAAGGCGGCCGACTGA
- the rpmI gene encoding 50S ribosomal protein L35 — translation MPKMKSHSGASKRFKVTGKGKLLRQQANRRHLFEHKPSRRTRRLEGTEDVAKADVRRVKKLLGI, via the coding sequence ATGCCGAAGATGAAGAGCCACAGCGGCGCCTCGAAGCGATTCAAGGTGACCGGTAAGGGCAAGCTGCTGCGCCAGCAGGCGAACCGTCGTCACCTGTTCGAGCACAAGCCCTCGCGCCGGACTCGTCGTCTGGAAGGCACGGAGGATGTCGCGAAGGCCGACGTCCGTCGCGTCAAGAAGCTGCTCGGTATCTGA
- a CDS encoding DUF1844 domain-containing protein translates to MSEASPAEAVSANDTASGHPDEAVRELADIPAVEVISRAAVMLMSSAAEKLGLADDDPETSPRRDLDEARRLITALAGLITASVEYLGPHAGPLRDGLQSLQRAFRETSAHPDEPGKGPGEKYTGPVY, encoded by the coding sequence ATGAGTGAGGCGTCGCCGGCCGAGGCCGTATCCGCGAACGACACGGCCTCCGGGCATCCGGACGAGGCCGTGCGCGAGCTGGCCGATATTCCCGCGGTCGAGGTGATCAGCCGGGCGGCCGTGATGCTGATGAGTTCGGCCGCCGAGAAACTCGGCCTCGCCGACGACGATCCGGAGACCAGCCCGCGCCGCGATCTCGACGAGGCCCGCCGCCTGATCACCGCCCTCGCCGGCCTGATCACCGCCTCGGTGGAATATCTGGGCCCGCACGCCGGCCCGCTGCGCGACGGACTGCAGTCGCTGCAGCGCGCCTTCCGCGAGACCTCGGCCCACCCCGACGAACCGGGCAAGGGTCCCGGCGAGAAGTACACCGGCCCGGTCTACTGA